In Pontiella desulfatans, one DNA window encodes the following:
- a CDS encoding elongation factor G: MKNIPIDNVRNFALMGHTGSGKTSLVDSILFKLGQVDRVGSPESGTSVADWTEEEKAHQISIWAKPFDGVYTAASRKIRRLVMIDTPGFADFIGQMVAAAEVTDAALITVDASSGIQVGTQRAWKAAEKRNLPRGIAITCLDKDDTSFDNTLLDIKERWGEDRCVAMVLPTSDGKAIDILNTPADQVPDELKDRVKGIKDHLIELAAETDDSLMEKYFEGEELTADEFSEGLRKSVHDAHLIPVFATSVKADMGVKETMDSISRLFPSPHDYPVRCAEGNEISAEEDQPFSGQVWRCYNDAFIGQLTFVRIYSGVLKPGMEIYNPTKNQKEKVSTILYVDGKKTTEAQEAKAGDIVALTKLKNTYLNDSLCSPGSEIQFEPIVFPAPVTAYAVEPKNKADADKIGQALHRATDEDPSTKLVHDTETHELVLWGMGDMHLEVTLEHIKNRSNVEMTHHTPKVAYMETITGSGDGHYKHKKQSGGRGQYGECYIRIRPKDPSEEEWFVNKLVGGSIPGNFVPACEKGFVEGLTNGPLVGSQVINVQVELYDGSYHDVDSSEVAFKIASSRALHEAIEKANPVLLEPIMSVKVIVPDQFMGDISGLLNTKRGRILGMGPEDGLQAITADVPQAEMFKFCSELRSITSGQGSFEMEFSRHEQLPAHLASKVIGEAKAAKEE, encoded by the coding sequence ATGAAAAACATCCCCATCGACAATGTACGCAACTTCGCTCTAATGGGCCACACTGGTAGCGGAAAGACTTCGCTGGTCGACAGTATCCTGTTCAAGCTGGGCCAGGTTGATCGCGTGGGTTCTCCGGAAAGCGGCACCAGTGTGGCTGATTGGACCGAGGAAGAAAAAGCGCACCAAATCTCCATTTGGGCCAAGCCCTTCGACGGCGTCTACACCGCCGCCTCCCGCAAGATCCGCCGCCTGGTCATGATCGACACCCCCGGCTTCGCCGACTTCATCGGCCAAATGGTCGCCGCCGCGGAAGTGACCGATGCCGCCCTCATCACCGTCGATGCATCCTCCGGCATACAGGTCGGAACCCAGCGCGCCTGGAAGGCCGCCGAAAAACGCAACCTGCCGCGCGGCATCGCCATCACCTGCCTCGACAAGGACGACACCAGTTTCGACAACACCCTTTTGGACATCAAGGAACGCTGGGGCGAAGACCGCTGCGTGGCCATGGTATTGCCGACCTCCGACGGCAAGGCCATCGACATCCTCAATACCCCCGCCGACCAGGTTCCGGACGAGCTCAAGGACCGCGTGAAAGGCATTAAGGACCATCTGATCGAGCTGGCCGCCGAAACCGACGATTCGCTGATGGAAAAATATTTCGAAGGCGAGGAACTGACCGCGGACGAGTTTTCCGAAGGCCTGCGCAAGTCCGTGCACGACGCGCACCTGATTCCCGTCTTCGCCACCTCGGTCAAGGCCGACATGGGCGTGAAGGAAACCATGGACTCCATCAGCCGCCTGTTCCCCTCCCCCCACGACTACCCGGTCAGGTGCGCCGAAGGCAACGAGATTTCCGCCGAGGAAGACCAGCCATTCTCCGGCCAGGTCTGGCGCTGCTACAACGACGCGTTCATTGGCCAGTTGACCTTTGTCCGCATCTACAGCGGCGTGCTCAAGCCCGGCATGGAAATCTACAACCCCACCAAGAACCAGAAGGAAAAGGTCAGCACCATCCTTTATGTGGATGGCAAGAAAACCACCGAGGCGCAAGAGGCCAAGGCCGGCGACATTGTTGCGCTCACCAAGCTCAAGAACACCTACCTCAACGATTCGCTCTGCTCCCCCGGAAGCGAAATCCAGTTCGAACCCATCGTGTTCCCCGCCCCCGTCACGGCCTACGCCGTCGAACCCAAGAACAAGGCCGATGCCGACAAGATCGGGCAGGCCCTGCACCGCGCCACCGACGAGGATCCCTCGACCAAGCTCGTGCACGACACCGAAACCCACGAGCTGGTGCTCTGGGGCATGGGCGATATGCACCTGGAAGTCACACTCGAGCATATCAAGAACCGCTCCAACGTCGAGATGACCCACCACACGCCAAAGGTCGCCTATATGGAAACCATCACCGGCAGCGGCGATGGGCACTACAAGCACAAGAAACAGTCCGGCGGCCGCGGCCAGTATGGCGAATGCTACATCCGCATCCGCCCGAAGGACCCGTCCGAAGAAGAATGGTTCGTCAACAAGCTCGTGGGCGGGTCGATTCCCGGCAACTTTGTTCCGGCCTGCGAAAAAGGATTCGTGGAAGGCCTGACCAACGGGCCGCTCGTCGGCTCGCAAGTCATCAATGTGCAGGTGGAACTCTACGACGGCTCCTACCACGACGTCGATTCCTCGGAAGTCGCCTTCAAGATTGCCAGCTCGCGCGCACTGCACGAAGCCATCGAAAAAGCGAACCCGGTGCTGCTCGAACCCATCATGAGCGTCAAGGTGATTGTACCCGACCAGTTCATGGGCGACATTTCCGGGTTGCTCAACACCAAACGCGGCCGGATTCTGGGAATGGGCCCGGAGGATGGTCTACAGGCCATCACCGCCGATGTTCCGCAGGCCGAAATGTTCAAGTTTTGTTCCGAGCTGCGCTCGATCACCAGCGGCCAGGGCTCCTTCGAAATGGAGTTCAGCCGCCACGAGCAGCTGCCCGCCCATCTTGCCTCGAAAGTAATCGGGGAGGCGAAAGCCGCCAAGGAGGAGTAG
- a CDS encoding PPC domain-containing protein: protein MRFPFLIPTCGIILVAQSVAMAQEEPYLGYAYPAGGQRGTTFEVVLGGQHLDGARAAYVSGKGVRAEVVEHIRPLNQGAFKEIQGQMGQLRNKGEKTAEDEMRMEALRAKLSTFSIRKSSVPALVETARVQVTISADAKPGRRELRLMGDKGLSNPLVFMVGRHPERVEESARTRAVAESQRRGGRGRRKEQDVKPMPGVEPVKNDPQKEVRIELPATLNGQILPGDVDRYRFRASKGQQLVAVASARELIPYLPDAVPGWFQAVLALNDASGNEIAFEDDHNLSPDPQLRCTLPADGEYVLEIRDALYRGREDFVYRVSIGDAPVLETPTLISQDRGLRECRDEEPNNTLATAQCIKGPMVVHGCIDEPGDVDTFSFTCRAGARIVAEVRARRLGSPMDSLLILTDTNGVQLALNDDFEDKAEGLATHHADSRIAFTAPEGGTYHLHVRDIQLHGGLEYRYRLQIDAQRPDFELRIVPSAINTPAGTTVPVRIYALRKDGCTGPITLGLVDPPPGFRLDGGLVPAGMDCALATLTVPTEAGQEPYELHIEGRALAGRREIIRQAVPADDTMQAFIYHHLVPASALYAAVTDATRMAAPRLLSPEPLRLRPGGTACIEVEHAGSTRFGELRFELLDPPSGIRIDEVAFEGGRGKIKLTCTSIPRGAKGHLVIDAYVANAQTGSGKGKEQRKRQRIPLGVLPAIPFEIFP from the coding sequence ATGAGGTTTCCTTTCCTTATACCAACGTGTGGAATCATCCTAGTGGCCCAGTCGGTCGCCATGGCGCAGGAAGAGCCTTATCTGGGCTATGCCTATCCGGCGGGCGGGCAGCGGGGCACAACCTTCGAGGTGGTGCTTGGCGGGCAGCATCTGGATGGAGCACGTGCGGCCTATGTTTCCGGCAAGGGGGTACGCGCGGAGGTGGTCGAACATATCCGCCCGCTGAACCAGGGGGCGTTCAAGGAGATCCAGGGGCAGATGGGCCAGCTCCGGAACAAGGGGGAAAAAACCGCCGAGGATGAAATGCGGATGGAAGCGCTCCGCGCCAAGCTCTCCACCTTCTCGATTCGAAAAAGCTCGGTGCCGGCACTCGTTGAAACGGCCAGGGTGCAGGTGACGATTTCCGCGGACGCCAAACCGGGGCGGCGCGAACTGCGGCTCATGGGGGATAAAGGCTTGTCGAATCCCCTCGTCTTTATGGTTGGCCGACACCCGGAACGGGTCGAAGAGTCGGCGCGAACAAGGGCGGTGGCCGAAAGCCAGCGGCGCGGAGGAAGAGGTCGAAGGAAAGAACAGGACGTAAAGCCCATGCCGGGCGTCGAGCCTGTGAAGAACGATCCGCAAAAGGAAGTCCGCATCGAGTTGCCCGCCACGCTCAACGGGCAGATCCTGCCCGGCGATGTGGATCGCTACCGCTTCCGTGCCAGCAAAGGCCAACAGCTCGTCGCTGTCGCCAGCGCACGGGAGCTAATCCCCTATCTTCCCGATGCCGTCCCCGGTTGGTTCCAGGCGGTGCTGGCGCTCAACGACGCCAGCGGGAACGAGATCGCGTTCGAGGACGACCACAACCTCAGCCCGGATCCCCAGCTGCGTTGCACCCTCCCGGCGGACGGCGAATATGTGCTGGAAATCCGCGACGCGCTCTACCGCGGCCGCGAGGATTTCGTCTACCGCGTTTCCATCGGCGACGCACCGGTGCTCGAAACACCAACCCTCATCAGCCAGGATCGGGGACTGCGCGAGTGTCGCGACGAGGAACCAAACAACACCCTTGCAACGGCACAGTGCATCAAGGGGCCGATGGTCGTCCACGGATGCATCGACGAGCCGGGCGACGTGGATACCTTTTCCTTCACCTGCCGCGCCGGGGCACGCATCGTGGCCGAAGTCCGTGCGCGGCGGCTCGGCTCGCCGATGGACTCCCTGCTCATCCTCACCGACACGAACGGCGTGCAGCTGGCCCTGAACGACGACTTCGAAGACAAGGCCGAAGGCCTCGCAACCCACCACGCCGACTCGCGGATCGCCTTCACGGCACCGGAGGGCGGAACCTACCACCTCCACGTGCGCGACATTCAGCTGCACGGCGGGCTGGAATACCGCTATCGCCTACAGATCGACGCGCAGCGCCCGGACTTCGAACTACGGATCGTGCCTTCGGCCATCAATACCCCCGCCGGCACCACCGTCCCGGTTCGCATCTACGCGCTGCGCAAGGATGGCTGCACCGGCCCGATCACCCTCGGGCTGGTCGATCCCCCGCCCGGATTCAGGCTGGACGGCGGGCTGGTTCCGGCGGGAATGGATTGCGCGCTGGCAACGCTGACAGTCCCAACGGAAGCGGGGCAGGAACCGTATGAGCTGCATATCGAAGGCCGGGCCTTGGCGGGCAGGCGCGAGATTATCCGGCAGGCGGTACCGGCCGACGACACGATGCAGGCCTTCATCTACCACCACCTCGTTCCGGCCAGCGCCTTGTATGCGGCCGTAACCGATGCGACGCGCATGGCCGCGCCGCGCCTGCTTTCGCCGGAACCCCTTCGCCTGCGCCCGGGTGGAACCGCCTGCATTGAAGTGGAGCATGCCGGCAGTACGCGGTTTGGCGAATTGCGATTCGAGCTGCTGGATCCACCGTCGGGCATCCGCATCGACGAGGTTGCCTTCGAGGGCGGCCGGGGAAAAATCAAACTAACGTGCACGTCCATCCCGCGCGGCGCAAAAGGGCATTTGGTCATCGATGCCTACGTGGCCAATGCGCAAACCGGTTCCGGAAAAGGCAAGGAGCAACGCAAGCGCCAGCGCATCCCGCTCGGCGTCCTTCCCGCCATCCCCTTCGAGATCTTCCCGTAA